The Xenopus tropicalis strain Nigerian chromosome 2, UCB_Xtro_10.0, whole genome shotgun sequence genome window below encodes:
- the slc26a9 gene encoding solute carrier family 26 member 9 isoform X2: MAFALLANLPPVNGLYSSFFPLVVYFFMGGIPQMVPGTFAVISIIVGNVCLKLAPESEFVTINGTSNVTFIDIEAMNGKRMHISATLACLTAIIQIALSFVQFGFVAIYLSESFIRGFMTAAGLQILISVLKYIFGVSIPPYSGVLAIIYTFIDICKELPKTNVASLIFALISTVLLIIVKELNMKFMHKIRFPIPMEIIIVIVATAVSGSFKLPERYHMNVVGHIPLGFPSPTVPNVTQWDEMVGTAFSLAIVGYVINLAMGRTLGAKHGFDVDANQEMLALGSGNFFGSFFFIHVICCALSVTLAVDGAGGKSQIASFFVMMSVMVTILALGTYLNPLPKSVLGALIAVNLKNSLKQLSDPFYLWKKSKLDCLVWLVSFFSTFILGLPYGLAVGVAFSILVVIFNTQFRNGSSLNQVTATDIYVNPKVYSKVQPIDGIKIVTYCSPLYFANSEIFRQKVIKKTGLDPGKVYLSKKKYLKQQEQELKKKEQKKKRGSLFMKNKTLSLQELQEDFDGVSPTDSNNNSTVNGTASAISYISSNTLTSGSQTTENVQNGFSTPAQTQDPIIAAPPIVNFHTVIIDMSGVCFVDLMGIKALGKLCTSFQRIGVNVYLADVQAQVYDDIENGGMFAEGSLDRKHLFITVHDAVLYAEANNTGIVNTDSKKKGAGDTEIYIMDTQDEISEDYPNLEEAMFGSMFQTEIQTAL; encoded by the exons ATGGCTTTTGCTCTTCTTGCTAACCTTCCACCTGTTAATGGTTTATATTCTTCATTCTTTCCTCTTGTGGTATATTTTTTCATGGGAGGAATTCCACAGATGGTACCAG GTACCTTTGCTGTCATAAGTATCATAGTTGGAAATGTGTGCCTAAAGCTTGCACCTGAGTCTGAATTTGTAACCATTAATGGGACCAGTAATGTGACCTTCATTGACATAGAGGCCATGAACGGGAAACGTATGCATATATCAGCAACACTGGCCTGTCTGACGGCAATCATACAG ATTGCTCTGAGCTTTGTACAGTTTGGCTTTGTTGCCATATATCTCTCTGAATCATTCATCCGGGGTTTTATGACAGCTGCTGGTTTGCAGATTCTCATCTCTGTGCTCAAATACATCTTTGGAGTCTCAATCCCACCTTATAGTGGCGTCTTGGCCATAATTTAT ACTTTTATAGATATCTGTAAGGAACTACCCAAAACCAATGTGGCCTCTCTGATCTTTGCTTTGATCAGTACTGTGCTGCTCATCATTGTCAAGGAGCTTAACATGAAATTTATGCATAAGATCCGCTTCCCAATTCCCATGGAGATCATCATT GTTATTGTTGCGACAGCTGTATCTGGTAGCTTTAAACTTCCTGAAAGGTATCACATGAATGTAGTTGGGCATATTCCGCTAGG GTTCCCCTCCCCCACAGTGCCCAATGTTACTCAGTGGGATGAAATGGTTGGCACAGCCTTCTCTTTGGCTATCGTTGGCTATGTGATTAACTTAGCCATGGGCAGGACACTGGGAGCTAAGCATGGCTTCGATGTTGATGCTAACCAG GAAATGTTGGCCCTTGGATCTGGTAATTTCTTTGGCTCATTCTTCTTCATACATGTTATCTGCTGCGCCTTGTCTGTCACACTGGCAGTGGATGGTGCTGGGGGTAAATCCCAG ATTGCCAGCTTCTTTGTCATGATGTCAGTTATGGTGACAATATTGGCTCTTGGAACCTATCTGAACCCCCTACCCAAG TCTGTTCTAGGAGCTCTGATAGCAGTCAACTTGAAAAACTCTCTGAAGCAGTTGTCTGACCCATTTTACCTGTGGAAGAAAAGCAAACTTGACTGT CTTGTCTGGCTGGTGAGTTTCTTCTCTACATTTATTCTGGGTCTCCCAtatggattggctgttggagtTGCATTTTCTATCCTGGTTGTAATTTTCAATACGCAATT ccGGAATGGCTCATCCTTAAACCAGGTGACTGCCACCGATATTTATGTAAATCCCAAGGTATATAGCAAG GTTCAACCCATTGATGGAATTAAAATTGTAACTTATTGTTCTCCACTCTACTTTGCCAACTCTGAGATATTTAGACAAAAGGTGATCAAAAAG ACAGGTTTAGATCCTGGAAAGGTCTACTTATCCAAGAAGAAGTACTTGAAGCAGCAAGAgcaagaattgaaaaaaaaagaacagaaaaaaaagagaggaTCACTATTTATGAAAAACAAG ACACTTTCACTGCAAGAGCTCCAGGAAGATTTTGATGGCGTTTCACCTACTGATTCAAATAACAACAGCACTGTAAATGGGACTGCAAGTGCAATTAGTTACATCTCATCCAATACCTTGACATCAGGGTCTCAGACAACAGAAAATGTTCAAAATGGTTTCtccactcctgcacagacacaagATCCGATCATTGCAGCTCCTCCTATTGTGAACTTCCATACTGTCATCATTGATATGAGTGGGGTGTGCTTTGTAGACTTGATGGGGATCAAAGCTCTGGGGAAG TTGTGCACAAGTTTTCAGAGGATTGGAGTCAATGTTTACTTAGCAGACGTACAGG CCCAGGTATATGATGATATTGAGAATGGTGGGATGTTTGCTGAAGGAAGTCTGGATCGTAAACACCTCTTCATTACTGTGCATGATGCTGTACTGTATGCAGAGGCCAACAACACAGGGATTGTAAACACTGATTCAAAGAAGAAG GGAGCAGGTGATACTGAGATTTATATAATGGACACACAGGATGAAATCAGTGAAGATTATCCCAACCTTGAAGAG
- the slc26a9 gene encoding solute carrier family 26 member 9 (The RefSeq protein has 7 substitutions, 2 non-frameshifting indels compared to this genomic sequence), with protein MNKVRPRYIIDRPAYSVELFNEEYEKKIRSYPIGGKARKLFSCSTSKIKNFIFRLFPILSWLPKYNIKGNLLNDALGGISAGTIQIPQGMAFALLANLPPVNGLYSSFFPLVVYFFMGGIPQMVPGTFAVISIIVGNVCLKLAPESHFQNVTSNGTITNIEAMNTARMHISATLACLTAIIQIALSFVQFGFVAIYLSESFIRGFMTAAGLQILISVLKYIFGVSIPPYSGVLAIIYTFIDICKELPKTNVASLIFALISTVLLIIVKELNMKFMHKIRFPIPMEIIIVIVATAVSGSFKLPERYHMNVVGHIPLGFPSPTVPNVTQWDEMVGTAFSLAIVGYVINLAMGRTLGAKHGFDVDANQEMLALGSGNFFGSFFFIHVICCALSVTLAVDGAGGKSQIASFFVMMSVMVTILALGTYLNPLPKSVLGALIAVNLKNSLKQLSDPFYLWKKSKLDCLVWLVSFFSTFILGLPYGLAVGVAFSILVVIFNTQFRNGSSLNQVTATDIYVNPKVYSKVQPIDGIKIVTYCSPLYFANSEIFRQKVIKKTGLDPGKVYLSKKKYLKQQEQELKKKEQKKKRGSLFMKNKTLSLQELQEDFDGVSPTDSNNNSTVNGTASAISYISSNTLTSGSQTTENVQNGFSTPAQTQDPIIAAPPIVNFHTVIIDMSGVCFVDLMGIKALGKLCTSFQRIGVNVYLADVQAQVYDDIENGGMFAEGSLDRKHLFITVHDAVLYAEANNTGIVNTDSKKKGAGDTEIYITDTQDEISEDYPNLEEAMFGSMFQTEIQTAL; from the exons CTGTTCTACaagcaaaataaagaattttatcTTTCGGCTTTTTCCAATTCTCTCCTGGCTGCCTAAGTATAACATTAAGGGAAACCTTCTGAATGATGCCCTTGGAGGGATCAGTGCTGGAACCATCCAGATACCTCAAG GGATGGCTTTTGCTCTTCTTGCTAACCTTCCACCTGTTAATGGTTTATATTCTTCATTCTTTCCTCTTGTGGTATATTTTTTCATGGGAGGAATTCCACAGATGGTACCAG GTACCTTTGCTGTCATAAGTATCATAGTTGGAAATGTGTGCCTAAAGCTTGCACCTGAGTCTGAATTTGTAACCATTAATGGGACCAGTAATGTGACCTTCATTGACATAGAGGCCATGAACGGGAAACGTATGCATATATCAGCAACACTGGCCTGTCTGACGGCAATCATACAG ATTGCTCTGAGCTTTGTACAGTTTGGCTTTGTTGCCATATATCTCTCTGAATCATTCATCCGGGGTTTTATGACAGCTGCTGGTTTGCAGATTCTCATCTCTGTGCTCAAATACATCTTTGGAGTCTCAATCCCACCTTATAGTGGCGTCTTGGCCATAATTTAT ACTTTTATAGATATCTGTAAGGAACTACCCAAAACCAATGTGGCCTCTCTGATCTTTGCTTTGATCAGTACTGTGCTGCTCATCATTGTCAAGGAGCTTAACATGAAATTTATGCATAAGATCCGCTTCCCAATTCCCATGGAGATCATCATT GTTATTGTTGCGACAGCTGTATCTGGTAGCTTTAAACTTCCTGAAAGGTATCACATGAATGTAGTTGGGCATATTCCGCTAGG GTTCCCCTCCCCCACAGTGCCCAATGTTACTCAGTGGGATGAAATGGTTGGCACAGCCTTCTCTTTGGCTATCGTTGGCTATGTGATTAACTTAGCCATGGGCAGGACACTGGGAGCTAAGCATGGCTTCGATGTTGATGCTAACCAG GAAATGTTGGCCCTTGGATCTGGTAATTTCTTTGGCTCATTCTTCTTCATACATGTTATCTGCTGCGCCTTGTCTGTCACACTGGCAGTGGATGGTGCTGGGGGTAAATCCCAG ATTGCCAGCTTCTTTGTCATGATGTCAGTTATGGTGACAATATTGGCTCTTGGAACCTATCTGAACCCCCTACCCAAG TCTGTTCTAGGAGCTCTGATAGCAGTCAACTTGAAAAACTCTCTGAAGCAGTTGTCTGACCCATTTTACCTGTGGAAGAAAAGCAAACTTGACTGT CTTGTCTGGCTGGTGAGTTTCTTCTCTACATTTATTCTGGGTCTCCCAtatggattggctgttggagtTGCATTTTCTATCCTGGTTGTAATTTTCAATACGCAATT ccGGAATGGCTCATCCTTAAACCAGGTGACTGCCACCGATATTTATGTAAATCCCAAGGTATATAGCAAG GTTCAACCCATTGATGGAATTAAAATTGTAACTTATTGTTCTCCACTCTACTTTGCCAACTCTGAGATATTTAGACAAAAGGTGATCAAAAAG ACAGGTTTAGATCCTGGAAAGGTCTACTTATCCAAGAAGAAGTACTTGAAGCAGCAAGAgcaagaattgaaaaaaaaagaacagaaaaaaaagagaggaTCACTATTTATGAAAAACAAG ACACTTTCACTGCAAGAGCTCCAGGAAGATTTTGATGGCGTTTCACCTACTGATTCAAATAACAACAGCACTGTAAATGGGACTGCAAGTGCAATTAGTTACATCTCATCCAATACCTTGACATCAGGGTCTCAGACAACAGAAAATGTTCAAAATGGTTTCtccactcctgcacagacacaagATCCGATCATTGCAGCTCCTCCTATTGTGAACTTCCATACTGTCATCATTGATATGAGTGGGGTGTGCTTTGTAGACTTGATGGGGATCAAAGCTCTGGGGAAG TTGTGCACAAGTTTTCAGAGGATTGGAGTCAATGTTTACTTAGCAGACGTACAGG CCCAGGTATATGATGATATTGAGAATGGTGGGATGTTTGCTGAAGGAAGTCTGGATCGTAAACACCTCTTCATTACTGTGCATGATGCTGTACTGTATGCAGAGGCCAACAACACAGGGATTGTAAACACTGATTCAAAGAAGAAG GGAGCAGGTGATACTGAGATTTATATAATGGACACACAGGATGAAATCAGTGAAGATTATCCCAACCTTGAAGAG